In a single window of the Pieris rapae chromosome 9, ilPieRapa1.1, whole genome shotgun sequence genome:
- the LOC111003666 gene encoding glutamate receptor ionotropic, kainate 2 isoform X1, which produces MPAYRIFREGMVLDLSCPHAHLILNKASVSRAFNHRHSWLLLPEILSNDTDLVDVLQETVILPDADVAVAFPDKLLDVYRVKIEQPITVLDIGGGYINSGNLDSLWATIPTAVKRRKNLGQIYLKSATIVSQPQHFKGWSDLNDRQIDTFPKLTYPLMMLLAEDLNFRYNMKQVELYGEKQNASFSGLAGLLQREEVEVGVASMFLRRDRWDVLHYCSETVELVGAFIFRQPSQSAVSNVFLLPFSGGVWAAVGAAFAGGGALLAVLGYVARRRQLPDETAERLTLSETFTFAIGAACQQGSDLSPEIISARILMLFMLLSSVFAFTSYSAKIVSILQAPSDAIQTIDDLTHSPMILGVQDTTYKEIYFAESTDPATQRLYKRKLQPQGEHAYLSVWDGIARVRTGLFAFQVELNSGYGVISRTYTEREKCGLKEIQAFKLPMVSVPIRKHSGYRDLFAVRYEQH; this is translated from the exons ATGCCGGCTTACCGCATCTTCCGCGAGGGCATGGTGCTTGACTTGAGCTGCCCTCATGCTCATCTGATTCTTAACAAG GCGTCGGTGAGTCGTGCTTTTAATCACCGGCATTCATGGCTCTTATTGCCTGAAATTCTCTCCAACGATACTGACTTAGTTGATGTCCTCCAAGAAACGGTCATCCTACCAGATGCAGATGTCGCTGTAGCTTTTCCAGATAAATTGCTAGATGTGTACCGAGTTAAGATTGAGCAACCTATCACCGTGTTGGACATCGGTGGCGGTTATATCAATTCGGGGAACTTGGATAGTTTATGGGCTACAATCCCCACAGCAGTAAAACGGAGAAAGAATTTGGGCCAGATATATCTAAAATCAGCTACTATT GTAAGCCAGCCGCAACATTTCAAAGGTTGGTCAGATCTCAACGATCGCCAAATTGATACGTTTCCAAAACTTACATATCCCCTTATGATGCTGTTAGCTGAGGATCTCAACTTCAG ATACAATATGAAACAAGTCGAGTTATACGGCGAAAAGCAGAATGCGTCGTTCAGTGGTCTGGCTGGACTATTGCAAAGAGAGGAGGTAGAGGTCGGTGTAGCTTCCATGTTTCTGCGGCGCGACCGATGGGATGTACTGCACTATTGTTCTGAGACGGTGGAACTTGT CGGCGCCTTCATATTCCGTCAACCTTCGCAGTCGGCGGTGTCTAACGTGTTCCTGCTTCCATTTAGCGGCGGCGTTTGGGCAGCAGTAGGCGCGGCTTTTGCCGGTGGCGGTGCACTTTTAGCGGTATTGGGATACGTAGCACGGCGTCGTCAGCTTCCTGATGAAACTGCAGAACGGCTTACTCTATCAGAAACCTTCACTTTCGCTATTGGGGCGGCTTGTCAACAGG GTTCAGATCTCTCTCCAGAGATAATATCAGCACGCATCCTAATGCTCTTCATGCTGTTATCGTCTGTGTTTGCGTTTACATCATACTCGGCCAAGATCGTGTCAATCCTACAGGCGCCAAGCGATGCCATACAGACCATTGATGATCTCACACACTCGCCAATGATTCTAGGAGTTCAAGACACAACATATAAAGAGATCTACTTCGCG GAGAGCACGGACCCGGCAACCCAGCGGTTGTACAAGCGAAAATTGCAGCCACAAGGCGAACATGCCTACCTCAGTGTGTGGGATGGTATTGCACGTGTACGCACTGGCTTATTTGCCTTCCAG GTTGAGCTGAACTCTGGTTATGGCGTCATCAGCCGCACCTATACGGAGCGAGAAAAATGTGGCCTAAAGGAGATCCAGGCCTTCAAGCTGCCCATGGTTTCCGTGCCAATTCGTAAACACTCAGGCTATAGAGACCTCTTCGCTGTGAG ATATGAGCAGCATTAG
- the LOC111003712 gene encoding neuronal acetylcholine receptor subunit beta-3: protein MSAAHIALLVATLLLFGSKRVWCGCANMTSFSSQLDILLAEYDREVAPEGQVLVKTALDVRHAAVYERSATVRLLADLHLNWDDKRVIWNATDWGCDSALVGADRLWVPDVGVLSVATLGTEGDTSLRARLSSDGHIYWIIRLDIIAPLTLQLTDWPQDQQEVVFKFGSRSHSSDEMLLTLSDLQHATVFESGTWELMRVRGAEMELNNEDFQRRIVKWILVLRRRAAAHTLAVGAVFAGSAILLLAATMLPPNTRPPLCAAAAAIASLWLISALVRIPGGASTPRAMSLLSATCICGALAAAGAALVLRVSRCVTPPPHILRTIVTTASTFITLTPPEGGEAECSAWAAAARLLDLLIQALLIFTLFVLLCVYI, encoded by the exons ATGTCCGCCGCGCACATTGCGTTATTAGTTGCAACCCTTCTGCTCTTTG GAAGCAAGAGGGTTTGGTGTGGATGTGCCAATATGACATCGTTTTCGTCCCAGTTGGACATACTACTTGCAGAATATGATCGGGAAGTAGCGCCGGAGGGGCAGGTGCTAGTTAAGACAGCGTTAGACGTGCGCCACGCGGCAGTCTACGAGCGTAGCGCCACCGTGCGGTTGCTAGCGGACTTACATTTG AATTGGGATGACAAGCGAGTAATATGGAACGCTACGGATTGGGGATGTGACAGCGCACTGGTTGGCGCTGATCGATTGTGGGTCCCGGATGTGGGGGTTTTAAGTGTAGCCACACTGGGTACTGAGGGTGACACCAGCCTCCGTGCTCGTCTTTCCAGCGACGGCCACATCTATTGGATTATACGCCTTGACATTATTGCCCCACTCACTCTGCAACTCACGGACTGGCCACAGGACCAGCAAGAAGTTGTGTTCAAATTCGGCTCCAGATCGCATTCTTCAGATGAGATGCTGCTTACCTTAAGTGACTTACAG CATGCGACAGTGTTTGAGTCTGGCACATGGGAGTTGATGCGTGTGAGGGGAGCGGAAATGGAACTGAACAATGAAGACTTCCAACGCCGCATTGTCAAGTGGATATTAGTTTTACGTCGAAGAGCAGCAGCACACACGCTTGCAGTGGGCGCAGTTTTTGCCGGCTCGGCTATATTATTGCTTGCGGCCACGATGTTGCCACCTAATACACGACCACCTTTATGCGCCGCTGCAGCGGCAATAGCTTCTCtatg GTTGATATCTGCCCTAGTGCGAATACCAGGCGGGGCGTCGACCCCTCGCGCCATGTCTCTTTTGAGTGCTACTTGCATCTGTGGCGCTTTAGCGGCTGCTGGCGCGGCTTTGGTTTTACGTGTTTCGCGCTGTGTCACTCCGCCCCCACATATTCTCAGGACAATTGTCACGACTGCCTCTACTTTTATCACACTCACACCACCTGAG GGGGGAGAGGCGGAATGTAGCGCATGGGCGGCGGCTGCGAGGCTCTTGGACCTGCTGATCCAGGCTTTGCTGATCTTCACTCTATTCGTGCTGCTATGTGTCTATATCTAA
- the LOC111003666 gene encoding glutamate receptor ionotropic, kainate 2 isoform X2: MPAYRIFREGMVLDLSCPHAHLILNKASVSRAFNHRHSWLLLPEILSNDTDLVDVLQETVILPDADVAVAFPDKLLDVYRVKIEQPITVLDIGGGYINSGNLDSLWATIPTAVKRRKNLGQIYLKSATIVSQPQHFKGWSDLNDRQIDTFPKLTYPLMMLLAEDLNFRYNMKQVELYGEKQNASFSGLAGLLQREEVEVGVASMFLRRDRWDVLHYCSETVELVGAFIFRQPSQSAVSNVFLLPFSGGVWAAVGAAFAGGGALLAVLGYVARRRQLPDETAERLTLSETFTFAIGAACQQGSDLSPEIISARILMLFMLLSSVFAFTSYSAKIVSILQAPSDAIQTIDDLTHSPMILGVQDTTYKEIYFAESTDPATQRLYKRKLQPQGEHAYLSVWDGIARVRTGLFAFQIAVAT; the protein is encoded by the exons ATGCCGGCTTACCGCATCTTCCGCGAGGGCATGGTGCTTGACTTGAGCTGCCCTCATGCTCATCTGATTCTTAACAAG GCGTCGGTGAGTCGTGCTTTTAATCACCGGCATTCATGGCTCTTATTGCCTGAAATTCTCTCCAACGATACTGACTTAGTTGATGTCCTCCAAGAAACGGTCATCCTACCAGATGCAGATGTCGCTGTAGCTTTTCCAGATAAATTGCTAGATGTGTACCGAGTTAAGATTGAGCAACCTATCACCGTGTTGGACATCGGTGGCGGTTATATCAATTCGGGGAACTTGGATAGTTTATGGGCTACAATCCCCACAGCAGTAAAACGGAGAAAGAATTTGGGCCAGATATATCTAAAATCAGCTACTATT GTAAGCCAGCCGCAACATTTCAAAGGTTGGTCAGATCTCAACGATCGCCAAATTGATACGTTTCCAAAACTTACATATCCCCTTATGATGCTGTTAGCTGAGGATCTCAACTTCAG ATACAATATGAAACAAGTCGAGTTATACGGCGAAAAGCAGAATGCGTCGTTCAGTGGTCTGGCTGGACTATTGCAAAGAGAGGAGGTAGAGGTCGGTGTAGCTTCCATGTTTCTGCGGCGCGACCGATGGGATGTACTGCACTATTGTTCTGAGACGGTGGAACTTGT CGGCGCCTTCATATTCCGTCAACCTTCGCAGTCGGCGGTGTCTAACGTGTTCCTGCTTCCATTTAGCGGCGGCGTTTGGGCAGCAGTAGGCGCGGCTTTTGCCGGTGGCGGTGCACTTTTAGCGGTATTGGGATACGTAGCACGGCGTCGTCAGCTTCCTGATGAAACTGCAGAACGGCTTACTCTATCAGAAACCTTCACTTTCGCTATTGGGGCGGCTTGTCAACAGG GTTCAGATCTCTCTCCAGAGATAATATCAGCACGCATCCTAATGCTCTTCATGCTGTTATCGTCTGTGTTTGCGTTTACATCATACTCGGCCAAGATCGTGTCAATCCTACAGGCGCCAAGCGATGCCATACAGACCATTGATGATCTCACACACTCGCCAATGATTCTAGGAGTTCAAGACACAACATATAAAGAGATCTACTTCGCG GAGAGCACGGACCCGGCAACCCAGCGGTTGTACAAGCGAAAATTGCAGCCACAAGGCGAACATGCCTACCTCAGTGTGTGGGATGGTATTGCACGTGTACGCACTGGCTTATTTGCCTTCCAG ATTGCGGTGGCAACGTGA
- the LOC111003691 gene encoding riboflavin transporter 2-like, with amino-acid sequence MFMFGRRVSLDLALLIWGWGSWLGVNGIFVQLPQLVQRLPEQWALGSSVTVAVQIANSGILIYAFVMRFLPKITDAMFIYGLLTVGTTALFLNAFLYTETAYVGATERSVTFIVLTIFTAMVGTTSSVVFYPYMRNFREMYLSTYLVGEGFGGLLPAILSLIQGIGGPPECRLSPDGNSMEAIYPSARFDSTVFLCIVASICATSIISFFFLNNYSGFDDERVSQDEKKELAKENTEVAEESQTQVSQESMLDSYWVGLFILMAVINMFFNGLMPSLQTYSCLPYGRRAFHLAVTLGTIANPVACLAGVWFKMAGGRYIAAMLVVSAGLITYITTTAVMSPTPPLYQETSGAVIIVIVWVVANALMSYSRMWIYSKAREGGTKPMRILGTIGQLGSALGSFTLFWVVNFGNFFEQAQDCPMPA; translated from the exons ATGTTCATGTTTGGTCGGCGCGTGTCCTTGGACCTGGCCCTTCTCATATGGGGCTGGGGGTCATGGCTCGGAGTTAACGGTATCTTTGTGCAATTGCCGCAGCTCGTCCAAAGATTGCCTGAACAATGGGCCTTAGGATCATCAGTCACGGTGGCAGTGCAAATAGCAAACAGCGGTATTCTCATCTATGCCTTTGTAATGAGATTCCTGCCGAAGATCACTGACGCTATGTTCATCTACGGCCTGCTGACCGTGGGCACAACGGCTCTCTTCCTTAACGCGTTTCTTTATACAGAAACTGCATACGTCGGTGCTACAGAGAGATCAGTGACGTTTATAGTTCTTACTATTTTCACTGCTATGGTGGGGACAACCAGTTCCGTTGTTTTTTATCCATACATGAGAAACTTCCGTGAAATGTACTTATCTACGTACTTGGTTGGTGAGGGCTTCGGAGGGCTGCTACCGGCGATTCTTTCTCTCATACAGGGTATTGGAGGGCCACCAGAATGCCGGCTGTCACCAGATGGCAACTCGATGGAGGCCATTTACCCGTCTGCCCGTTTTGATTCAACAGTGTTCTTGTGTATAGTGGCATCTATATGTGCCACAAGTATTATCAGTTTCTTCTTCCTTAACAATTATTCTGGTTTTGACGACGAAAGAGTATCCCAGGATGAAAAAAAAGAACTGGCGAAAGAAAACACTGAGGTCGCTGAGGAGTCTCAAACACAAGTATCACAAGAGTCTATGTTAGACTCGTACTGGGTGGGGTTGTTTATACTGATGGCTGTTATTAATATGTTCTTCAACGGTTTGATGCCATCGCTGCAAACATATTCGTGTTTGCCGTACGGAAGACGTGCGTTTCACTTGGCCGTCACTCTGGGTACCATAGCCAACCCGGTTGCATGTCTGGCGGGAGTGTGGTTCAAGATGGCGGGTGGACGTTACATTGCAGCGATGCTGGTGGTCAGCGCAGGGCTCATTACCTACATAACTACAACCGCCGTCATGTCACCTACGCCGCCTCTCTACCAGGAGACCAGTGGTGCTGTGATTATT GTTATCGTATGGGTGGTTGCCAACGCGCTGATGTCGTACTCGCGCATGTGGATATACAGTAAGGCCCGGGAGGGTGGCACCAAGCCTATGCGGATCCTTGGTACTATTGGTCAGCTCGGATCAGCGTTGGGCTCCTTCACCCTGTTTTGGGTCGTCAACTTTGGCAACTTCTTCGAGCAGGCACAGGACTGCCCCATGCCGGCATAA